One window of Campylobacter sp. MIT 99-7217 genomic DNA carries:
- the ileS gene encoding isoleucine--tRNA ligase, with protein sequence MDYKDTLLLPYTDFAMRANLSEGEPKIFEKWFKDNYAYEKMKAKRKDAVKSFILHDGPPYANGHIHLGHALNKILKETIIKTHYFNAEAVRFTPGWDCHGLPIEQQVEIKLAAKKKELSIKELRELCRKHAEEFIDIQRAEFKSLGVIADWDRPYITMDFKFEADIYRLLCELAKKGLLVQRHKPVFWSWAARSALAEAEVEYEDKEDYSIFVAFDLDESSCAKLGVSKAAAVIWTTTPWTLPANQAIALNPNEGYVLTREGLIFAKPLLESLAQKELTKGEIVKEFKASELENLNAINPLNQRSSRLILGEHVLMDGGTGLVHTAPGHGEDDYYACLKYDIKMIMPVDDGGLYDETLRTEKLMPESLLDEFIGLHIFKANERILELLGKNLLSSSKFIHSYPFCWRTHKPVIFRATKQYFIAMDEKKLSGQSLRELALDEISKTKFYPQSGIKRIGSMVQKRPDWCISRQRAWGTPIAFFKDKTSGELILDEKLLEHIANIFEKQGADAWWQLSTEELLPAHLKYDPSKLEKIYDILDVWFDSGSTWNGVLRAKNYEAGDFPASMYLEGSDQHRGWFQSSLLLSCAVNEKAPYKAILTHGFTIDEKGQKMSKSKGNVIDPKDIARDYGVEILRLWILLSDFTSDLKISQNILKQVAEQYRKIRNTIRFLLANTNDLEFLETKHFKLLDQWILARASKLFKEVKQGFDNYEYAKGFNALLNFLTSDLSGIYLDVCKDRLYCEAKSSEKRLAAQSAMALIAKRLLILLAPSLTYTVDEALGHCNPIIKGRANDVFDLVFEEELEYEFKEDSELLLESREKFLEQIDALKKEKKIKSTLELSLQSSSKELLSYDLDELEDWFLVSKIEGLDENSEALAEFSVGDLKFKLVRTRECKCPRCWKFKAKAENEPCTRCKEVLNA encoded by the coding sequence ATGGATTATAAAGATACCTTGCTCTTGCCATATACAGACTTTGCTATGAGGGCAAATTTAAGCGAGGGCGAGCCAAAGATTTTTGAAAAATGGTTTAAGGATAATTACGCTTATGAAAAGATGAAGGCCAAAAGAAAAGATGCTGTAAAAAGCTTTATTTTGCACGATGGCCCTCCTTATGCAAACGGACATATTCATCTAGGTCATGCTCTGAATAAGATCCTAAAAGAAACCATTATAAAAACGCATTATTTTAACGCAGAAGCCGTGCGTTTTACTCCGGGCTGGGACTGTCACGGTCTTCCCATAGAACAGCAAGTTGAAATTAAGCTAGCAGCTAAGAAAAAAGAACTTAGCATAAAAGAGCTTAGAGAGCTTTGCAGAAAACACGCTGAGGAGTTTATAGACATTCAAAGAGCTGAGTTTAAAAGTCTTGGGGTCATTGCTGATTGGGACAGGCCTTATATCACTATGGATTTTAAATTTGAAGCTGATATTTACCGCCTCTTGTGCGAACTAGCTAAAAAGGGGCTTTTGGTGCAAAGACATAAGCCTGTTTTTTGGAGCTGGGCTGCTAGATCAGCTTTGGCAGAAGCTGAGGTTGAGTATGAGGATAAGGAGGATTATTCTATCTTTGTGGCCTTTGATTTAGATGAGAGCTCTTGTGCTAAGCTTGGGGTTTCAAAGGCAGCTGCTGTTATTTGGACTACTACGCCTTGGACCCTGCCAGCTAATCAAGCCATAGCCTTAAATCCAAACGAAGGCTATGTTTTAACAAGGGAGGGTCTAATCTTTGCTAAGCCCTTGCTTGAAAGCCTAGCTCAAAAAGAGCTTACTAAGGGCGAGATCGTGAAAGAATTTAAGGCAAGCGAGCTTGAAAATTTAAATGCTATCAATCCTCTTAATCAAAGAAGTTCAAGGCTTATTTTAGGTGAGCATGTTTTGATGGACGGAGGCACAGGGCTTGTGCATACTGCTCCAGGACACGGCGAGGATGATTATTATGCTTGTTTAAAATATGATATAAAAATGATCATGCCTGTTGATGATGGGGGGCTTTATGATGAGACTTTAAGAACTGAAAAGCTTATGCCAGAATCCTTGCTTGATGAGTTTATAGGACTTCATATCTTTAAGGCTAATGAGAGAATTTTAGAGCTTTTGGGTAAAAACTTACTTTCTAGTTCTAAATTTATACACTCATATCCCTTTTGCTGGAGGACACATAAGCCTGTGATTTTTAGAGCTACTAAGCAATATTTTATCGCAATGGATGAGAAAAAATTAAGCGGACAAAGCTTAAGAGAACTTGCCTTAGATGAAATTTCAAAGACTAAATTTTATCCTCAAAGCGGGATTAAACGCATAGGCTCTATGGTGCAAAAACGCCCTGATTGGTGTATTTCAAGGCAAAGGGCTTGGGGAACGCCAATAGCCTTTTTTAAGGATAAAACAAGCGGGGAGCTTATCTTAGATGAGAAGCTTTTAGAGCATATTGCTAATATTTTTGAAAAACAAGGAGCTGATGCTTGGTGGCAGCTTAGCACAGAAGAGCTTTTGCCAGCTCATTTAAAATACGATCCCTCAAAATTAGAAAAAATTTATGATATTTTGGATGTGTGGTTTGATAGTGGAAGTACTTGGAACGGGGTTTTAAGGGCTAAAAATTACGAGGCTGGGGATTTTCCTGCAAGTATGTATTTAGAGGGAAGCGATCAGCACAGAGGCTGGTTTCAAAGCTCGCTTTTGCTAAGCTGTGCGGTGAATGAAAAGGCTCCTTATAAGGCTATTTTAACCCACGGCTTTACCATAGACGAAAAGGGTCAAAAAATGAGCAAGAGCAAGGGTAATGTGATTGATCCTAAGGATATTGCAAGAGATTATGGGGTTGAAATTTTAAGGCTTTGGATCTTGCTAAGTGATTTTACAAGTGATTTAAAAATATCTCAAAATATCTTAAAACAAGTTGCCGAGCAATATAGAAAAATAAGAAATACCATAAGATTTTTACTTGCTAATACTAATGATTTAGAGTTCTTAGAAACAAAGCATTTTAAGCTTTTAGATCAGTGGATCTTAGCTCGTGCAAGCAAGCTTTTTAAAGAGGTTAAGCAAGGCTTTGATAATTACGAATACGCCAAGGGCTTTAATGCTCTTTTAAATTTTTTAACTAGCGATTTAAGTGGGATCTATCTTGATGTATGCAAAGATAGGCTTTATTGTGAGGCTAAGAGTTCTGAAAAAAGACTAGCCGCACAATCTGCTATGGCTTTAATTGCTAAAAGATTGCTTATTTTACTTGCTCCAAGCCTTACTTACACTGTAGATGAGGCCTTAGGGCATTGTAATCCCATCATCAAGGGCAGGGCAAATGATGTCTTTGATTTAGTCTTTGAAGAAGAGCTAGAATATGAATTTAAAGAAGATAGCGAGCTTTTGCTTGAAAGTAGGGAAAAGTTCTTAGAGCAAATTGACGCTCTTAAAAAGGAAAAAAAGATTAAATCCACTTTAGAATTAAGCCTTCAAAGCTCATCAAAAGAGCTTTTAAGCTATGATTTAGATGAGCTTGAGGATTGGTTTTTGGTAAGCAAGATTGAAGGCCTTGATGAAAATAGCGAAGCCTTGGCTGAATTTAGCGTAGGAGATCTTAAATTTAAGCTTGTAAGAACAAGGGAGTGTAAGTGTCCTAGGTGTTGGAAATTTAAAGCAAAGGCAGAAAATGAGCCTTGTACTCGCTGTAAAGAGGTGCTAAATGCTTGA
- a CDS encoding CinA family protein → MNHLLFIIGEELANHEIYQSYIKRTYKEKFKQIKDIKILEKNDKNLPFILGKLFADYEFISIFVDKEEYHITTKILATLNEDTLVLQDEILVPQKALEFRKDSFLTQIQNCKINVIRTEVGDKLPSLLGEIQTKFEYFYLQDTDKQGAKILLETLSKSYEVSIQTSEILKNLTLVKATQYQFGKLQTFLQATKKLFGTKFILGDNLLELIANKLLENELKISFAESCTGGLCASELTKIHGVSSCFEGSVISYSNRLKHEWLGISESVLEHGGEYSEKCVYFMLKGIFKISNCDFALATSGVVGENADKGTASGTVYIGAMYKDGSYLQECLNLQGDRAFMQTQACIAVFSLMMKLKPEIFE, encoded by the coding sequence ATGAATCATCTCCTTTTTATCATCGGCGAAGAACTTGCTAACCATGAAATCTATCAATCCTACATTAAAAGGACATATAAAGAAAAATTTAAACAAATAAAAGATATAAAGATTTTAGAAAAAAATGATAAAAATTTACCCTTTATTCTTGGAAAACTATTTGCTGATTATGAATTTATAAGTATTTTCGTCGATAAGGAAGAATACCATATCACAACTAAAATCCTTGCCACGCTCAACGAAGATACCTTAGTGCTTCAAGATGAAATTCTTGTGCCTCAAAAAGCTCTAGAGTTTAGAAAAGATAGTTTTTTAACCCAAATTCAAAATTGTAAAATCAATGTCATCAGAACAGAAGTGGGCGATAAGCTACCAAGTTTGCTTGGAGAAATTCAAACAAAATTTGAATATTTTTATCTTCAAGATACAGATAAACAAGGTGCAAAAATTCTGCTTGAAACCTTATCAAAATCTTATGAAGTAAGTATTCAAACAAGTGAAATTTTGAAAAATCTCACGCTCGTAAAGGCTACGCAGTATCAGTTTGGAAAACTTCAAACTTTCTTACAAGCAACAAAAAAACTTTTTGGAACAAAATTTATCTTAGGAGATAATTTACTAGAACTCATTGCAAACAAACTTCTTGAAAATGAGCTTAAAATTTCTTTTGCAGAAAGTTGCACAGGAGGACTTTGTGCAAGTGAGCTTACAAAGATACATGGTGTGAGTTCTTGCTTTGAAGGATCTGTCATAAGCTATTCAAATCGTTTAAAACATGAGTGGCTAGGCATTAGCGAAAGTGTCTTAGAACATGGTGGAGAATATAGCGAAAAATGCGTGTATTTTATGCTTAAAGGGATTTTTAAAATTTCAAATTGTGATTTTGCTCTTGCGACAAGTGGGGTTGTGGGGGAAAATGCTGACAAAGGCACTGCTTCAGGAACTGTTTATATAGGAGCTATGTATAAGGACGGCTCTTATTTGCAAGAGTGTTTAAATTTGCAAGGAGATAGAGCTTTTATGCAAACTCAAGCTTGTATAGCCGTCTTTTCTTTGATGATGAAGCTAAAGCCTGAAATTTTTGAATAA
- the pgsA gene encoding CDP-diacylglycerol--glycerol-3-phosphate 3-phosphatidyltransferase: MNLPNLLACIRMVLAPLLFFLMTYHFANIHQSWINYFTALTFSVAALTDFFDGFIARAWGQKTKLGAILDPLADKMLVLAAFLGLLILDRANAWIIYLILVREFFITGFRVVMVSENLDVSASFAGKLKTAFQMSAIIFLCMDWFLGQGLLFIALILTLYSGFEYILAYLKHLKAKS; this comes from the coding sequence ATGAATTTACCTAATCTCTTAGCCTGCATTCGCATGGTTTTAGCTCCTTTGCTCTTTTTTTTGATGACCTATCATTTTGCAAATATTCATCAAAGCTGGATAAATTATTTTACAGCCTTAACCTTTTCTGTCGCTGCTTTAACAGATTTTTTTGATGGTTTTATCGCTAGAGCTTGGGGACAAAAAACTAAACTTGGTGCTATACTTGATCCCTTAGCTGATAAAATGCTTGTTTTAGCGGCTTTTTTGGGCTTGTTGATCTTAGATAGAGCAAATGCTTGGATCATCTATCTTATCTTGGTTAGAGAGTTTTTTATCACAGGTTTTCGTGTTGTCATGGTAAGCGAAAATTTAGATGTGAGTGCTTCTTTTGCTGGAAAACTAAAAACAGCCTTTCAAATGAGTGCTATTATCTTTTTGTGTATGGACTGGTTTTTAGGACAAGGTCTTCTTTTCATCGCCCTTATTTTAACGCTTTATTCAGGTTTTGAATATATCCTTGCTTATCTTAAACACCTAAAGGCAAAGTCATGA